From the genome of Phytohabitans rumicis, one region includes:
- a CDS encoding sulfate ABC transporter permease, producing MADRTAAAKVRAGRQGPGRYVLRLVVTAYLFLLVAWPLYLVGRNAFEDGFTDLNAILDDPDVVHALKLTVGIAITAVVINTVFGVGISMLIVRYDFPGKRLLNALLDVPLSISPIVVGLSLVLVYGGRDGWFGPTLEAMGFQIIFAVPGMVMATVFVALPLVIREVVPVLEEIGDEQEQAARSLGANAFQTFRRITLPAIKWGVTYGVVLSLARSLGEFGAVKVVSGNVLGQTRTATLVVEEKYLNFDRGGAYATAFLLALVAVAAIIVVSVIRPKDNR from the coding sequence GTGGCTGACCGCACCGCCGCGGCCAAGGTCCGAGCGGGTCGCCAGGGCCCAGGTCGGTACGTCCTGCGCCTCGTGGTGACCGCGTACCTGTTCCTGCTCGTCGCGTGGCCGCTCTACCTGGTCGGGCGCAACGCGTTCGAGGACGGCTTCACCGACCTGAACGCGATCCTCGACGACCCCGATGTGGTCCACGCGCTGAAGCTCACCGTGGGCATCGCGATCACCGCCGTCGTCATCAACACGGTGTTCGGCGTCGGTATCTCCATGCTGATCGTCCGCTACGACTTTCCCGGCAAGCGGCTGCTCAACGCCCTGCTGGACGTGCCGCTGTCGATCTCGCCCATCGTCGTCGGCCTCTCGCTGGTACTGGTCTACGGCGGCCGCGACGGCTGGTTCGGGCCGACCCTTGAAGCGATGGGCTTCCAGATCATCTTCGCGGTGCCGGGCATGGTGATGGCGACGGTCTTCGTGGCCCTGCCCCTGGTGATCCGGGAGGTCGTGCCCGTCCTGGAAGAGATCGGCGACGAGCAGGAACAGGCCGCGCGGAGCCTCGGCGCCAACGCGTTCCAGACCTTCCGCCGGATCACCCTGCCCGCTATCAAGTGGGGCGTCACGTACGGGGTCGTGTTGAGCCTCGCCCGTTCACTCGGCGAGTTCGGTGCGGTCAAGGTCGTGTCCGGCAACGTGCTCGGCCAGACCCGCACGGCCACCCTCGTGGTCGAGGAGAAGTACCTGAACTTCGACCGCGGCGGCGCCTACGCCACCGCGTTCCTCCTCGCCCTCGTCGCGGTGGCCGCCATTATCGTCGTCTCCGTCATCCGGCCGAAGGACAACCGTTGA
- the cysT gene encoding sulfate ABC transporter permease subunit CysT, producing the protein MTSTALAPDRPAATRRSARGGLPLTRVSGLGLGVAMLWFSLLVLIPLTAVVVTASEGGWGGFWRAVTNEQSAAAIRLTVGTAALVTVVNIVMGTLIAWVLVRDRFFGKRALEVLIDIPFALPTIVAGLVLLSLYGPDSPLGINIANTRVAVFLAFLFVTLPFIVRTVQPVLAELDPEVEEAAASLGASRLTTFRRIILPSLTPAIAAGAALSFARGVSEYGSLVLLSGNLPMRTEVASVRILSSIENDNPDSAAAVAAVLLAISFAVIVILDVIQRRVVRRG; encoded by the coding sequence GTGACCTCGACCGCACTCGCTCCGGACCGACCGGCGGCCACCCGCCGGTCGGCCCGGGGCGGCCTGCCGCTCACCCGGGTCTCCGGCCTGGGCCTCGGGGTGGCGATGCTGTGGTTCAGCCTCCTCGTGCTCATCCCGCTGACCGCTGTGGTGGTGACGGCGTCGGAGGGCGGCTGGGGCGGCTTCTGGCGGGCGGTGACCAACGAGCAGTCCGCCGCCGCGATCCGGCTCACCGTCGGCACCGCGGCGCTCGTCACGGTGGTCAACATCGTCATGGGCACGCTCATCGCTTGGGTGCTGGTGCGCGACCGGTTCTTCGGCAAGCGAGCCCTCGAGGTCCTGATTGACATCCCGTTCGCGCTACCGACGATCGTCGCCGGCCTGGTGCTGCTGTCGCTGTACGGCCCGGACAGCCCGCTCGGGATCAACATCGCCAACACCCGGGTCGCGGTGTTCCTGGCCTTCCTGTTCGTCACGCTGCCGTTCATCGTGCGTACCGTGCAGCCGGTGCTGGCCGAACTCGACCCCGAGGTCGAGGAGGCGGCGGCGTCGCTGGGCGCGAGCCGGCTCACCACGTTCCGGCGGATCATCCTGCCCAGCCTGACCCCGGCCATCGCTGCCGGCGCCGCGCTGTCGTTCGCCCGCGGGGTGAGCGAGTACGGCTCGCTGGTCCTGCTGTCCGGCAACCTGCCGATGCGCACCGAAGTCGCCTCGGTGCGGATCCTCAGCAGCATCGAGAACGACAACCCGGACAGCGCGGCGGCCGTGGCCGCGGTGCTGTTGGCGATCTCGTTCGCCGTCATCGTCATCCTCGACGTTATCCAGCGAAGGGTGGTGCGCCGTGGCTGA
- a CDS encoding sulfate/molybdate ABC transporter ATP-binding protein, whose translation MSIEITNVGKRFGDFVALDNISVNIPAGQLTALLGPSGGGKSTLLRIIAGLERTDTGKVQIEGIDATDLPPQKRNVGFVFQHYAAFKHLSVRRNVAFGLEIRKRPKAEIRRRVDELLALVHLEQFADRLPSQLSGGQRQRMALARALAVEPTVLLLDEPFGALDAKVRKELRDWLRRLHDEVHVTTVFVTHDQEEALEVADEIVVINEGRIEQIGSPDQLYDEPANDFVMRFLGPVTQLGDQLVRPHDLQLHSGAADPAGVPGQVTRITRIGFEIRVEVTTADDQAVTVTLTRNEFLDLGLELGTAVFIRIAPHSPTTTVTQTGESSAEPASLAPSR comes from the coding sequence TTGAGCATCGAGATCACCAACGTGGGCAAGCGCTTCGGAGACTTCGTCGCGCTCGACAACATATCCGTGAACATCCCGGCCGGCCAGCTCACCGCGCTGCTGGGCCCCTCCGGCGGAGGAAAGTCCACCCTCCTGCGCATCATCGCCGGGCTGGAGCGCACCGACACCGGCAAGGTCCAGATCGAAGGCATCGACGCGACCGACTTGCCGCCGCAGAAACGCAACGTGGGCTTCGTGTTCCAGCACTACGCGGCGTTCAAGCACCTGTCGGTACGCCGCAACGTGGCCTTCGGCCTGGAGATCCGCAAACGCCCCAAGGCCGAGATCCGCCGCCGCGTCGACGAACTCCTCGCCCTCGTACACCTGGAACAGTTCGCCGATCGGCTGCCCTCGCAGCTGTCCGGCGGGCAGCGCCAGCGGATGGCGCTCGCCCGCGCCCTGGCCGTCGAGCCGACGGTGCTTCTGCTGGACGAGCCGTTCGGCGCCCTCGACGCCAAGGTCCGCAAGGAGCTGCGGGACTGGCTGCGCCGCCTGCACGACGAAGTGCACGTCACCACCGTCTTCGTCACCCACGACCAAGAGGAGGCGCTCGAGGTCGCCGACGAGATCGTCGTCATCAACGAAGGGCGGATCGAGCAGATCGGATCACCCGACCAGCTGTACGACGAGCCGGCCAACGACTTCGTCATGCGCTTCCTTGGCCCGGTCACCCAACTGGGCGACCAACTCGTCCGCCCGCACGACCTGCAACTCCACAGCGGCGCGGCGGATCCGGCCGGCGTGCCGGGGCAGGTCACCAGGATCACCCGCATCGGCTTCGAGATCCGGGTGGAGGTGACCACGGCCGACGACCAGGCGGTCACGGTGACGCTCACTCGCAACGAGTTCCTGGATCTGGGCCTCGAGCTCGGCACCGCGGTGTTCATCCGGATCGCGCCGCATAGTCCTACCACGACAGTGACACAAACGGGCGAGTCGTCCGCCGAACCCGCGAGCCTCGCCCCATCCCGCTAA